The proteins below are encoded in one region of Halocatena salina:
- a CDS encoding V-type ATP synthase subunit D gives MATDVKPTRKNLMAIEDRIELSERGHDTLEQKRDGLIMEFMDILDQAQDVRSDLNTAYDDAQRKINMARAMDGDIAVRGAAAALKEYPEITTQSKNIMGVVVPQIESSKVKKSLDERGYGVVGTSARIDEAAEAYEDLLEQIILAAEVETAMKKMLEEIETTKRRVNALEFKLLPDLYESQEYIEQKLEEQEREEIFRLKKIKNKKEAEEAEAANDQSTDDREEHETAPPTA, from the coding sequence ATGGCCACGGACGTCAAGCCGACCAGAAAGAACCTCATGGCGATCGAGGACCGCATCGAACTGTCCGAACGCGGTCACGACACGCTCGAACAGAAACGCGATGGGCTCATCATGGAGTTCATGGACATCCTCGATCAGGCCCAAGACGTGCGCTCGGATCTCAACACCGCCTACGACGACGCTCAGCGCAAAATCAACATGGCGCGGGCGATGGACGGCGATATCGCGGTGCGTGGGGCTGCGGCGGCGTTGAAAGAGTATCCCGAGATCACCACCCAATCGAAGAACATCATGGGTGTGGTGGTGCCACAGATCGAGTCCTCGAAAGTCAAAAAATCGCTCGACGAACGCGGCTACGGCGTCGTCGGCACCAGCGCTCGGATCGACGAGGCCGCCGAAGCGTACGAGGATCTCCTAGAACAGATCATTCTCGCCGCAGAAGTCGAAACCGCGATGAAAAAGATGCTCGAAGAGATCGAAACGACCAAGCGCCGGGTCAATGCCCTCGAATTCAAGCTCCTTCCGGATCTGTACGAAAGCCAGGAGTACATCGAGCAGAAGCTCGAAGAACAGGAACGTGAGGAGATTTTCCGGCTGAAGAAGATCAAAAACAAAAAGGAAGCGGAAGAAGCGGAGGCAGCTAACGACCAGTCTACCGACGACAGAGAGGAACACGAGACTGCTCCACCGACCGCCTGA
- a CDS encoding DUF6276 family protein: MSCPDCDAPLVSFVVPSELREYAPTTMETLAICTRCLTLHPPTASSTATEEASDFSRISNAFPTGEAAVPMALALGLLESLALNRSEIEHLIERVERAGADPLSFLGELDRQGSVDPEWDIDRRRHQLEQFLGG, encoded by the coding sequence ATGTCCTGTCCCGATTGCGATGCACCCCTCGTTTCGTTCGTTGTCCCATCCGAACTTCGTGAATACGCCCCAACCACGATGGAGACGCTCGCTATCTGCACTCGATGTCTCACCTTACATCCACCCACAGCGTCGTCCACAGCCACCGAAGAAGCGTCCGATTTCAGCCGCATCAGCAATGCGTTTCCGACGGGGGAGGCCGCGGTCCCGATGGCTCTCGCGCTCGGACTTTTGGAGTCGCTGGCACTCAATCGCTCGGAGATCGAACATCTGATCGAGCGGGTAGAACGAGCAGGAGCCGATCCGTTGTCGTTCCTCGGCGAACTCGATCGACAGGGAAGTGTCGATCCAGAGTGGGATATTGACCGCCGTCGCCACCAACTGGAGCAGTTCTTGGGGGGGTGA